Proteins from a genomic interval of Hyalangium ruber:
- a CDS encoding DsbA family oxidoreductase, with protein MSTMNRRAFLKFTGVVALCACTREQPAPAVLDAGAPQAAPAAQATTRLQVDVWHDMSCPWCRIGLHNLGQVLSAWSGPPVTLLLHPFLLEPGAPAEGTDLRAMLTAKYGNVSVDQIFSRVTQMGTQYGVRFNWEKVRVSPQTAAAHALLAAAPLERQRALLESLHRAYFEQGLNIGDVQVLASASEEAGLTAEFARSIATDPKRLSDVRAQAAWASSSGVRGVPYFQIGGQTLQGARSPDELRAALQVLARR; from the coding sequence ATGTCCACGATGAACCGCCGAGCCTTCCTGAAGTTCACGGGTGTGGTGGCCCTGTGTGCCTGCACGCGCGAGCAGCCGGCGCCCGCGGTTCTCGACGCAGGTGCTCCGCAGGCGGCCCCGGCGGCTCAGGCGACGACGCGGTTGCAGGTCGACGTGTGGCACGACATGAGCTGCCCCTGGTGCCGGATTGGTCTCCACAACCTGGGCCAGGTGCTCAGCGCGTGGTCCGGTCCTCCGGTGACGCTCCTCCTGCACCCCTTCCTGCTCGAGCCCGGGGCTCCGGCGGAAGGCACGGACCTGCGCGCGATGCTGACGGCGAAGTACGGCAACGTCTCCGTCGATCAGATCTTCTCTCGTGTGACGCAGATGGGGACCCAGTACGGGGTTCGCTTCAACTGGGAGAAGGTCCGCGTCTCCCCGCAGACCGCCGCCGCTCACGCGCTGCTCGCGGCTGCGCCTCTCGAGCGGCAGCGCGCCCTGCTCGAGTCGCTGCACCGCGCGTACTTCGAGCAGGGGCTGAACATCGGCGATGTCCAGGTGCTCGCCTCGGCCTCGGAGGAAGCGGGGCTCACCGCCGAGTTCGCCCGCTCCATCGCGACCGACCCGAAGCGCCTGTCCGACGTGCGGGCGCAAGCGGCCTGGGCGTCGTCCTCCGGTGTCCGGGGCGTGCCCTATTTCCAGATTGGTGGGCAGACGCTGCAGGGGGCCCGCTCTCCCGATGAACTCCGCGCCGCGCTGCAGGTCCTGGCGCGGCGTTAG
- a CDS encoding Maf family protein codes for MRTLILASTSSARRALMDGLGLPYRAESPGVEEDVSPTLSAREAVQVLAGRKAKAVHARHPEAWVLGADQLVEVQGEVLSKPPDREAAKRQLGKLLGQTHDICTGVCLLGPGGHIAEAVEVSRLTFYPVRDEELERYLDLGEWQGCAGSYRVEGAGQALLARLEGDRTNVQGLPMLTVVRMLRDAGFPFFERPEPLKP; via the coding sequence ATGCGAACCCTCATTCTCGCGTCCACCTCGAGCGCACGCCGAGCCCTGATGGATGGACTGGGACTGCCCTACCGCGCGGAGAGCCCGGGAGTGGAGGAGGACGTGTCCCCTACCCTCTCGGCCCGTGAAGCCGTGCAGGTGCTCGCCGGGCGCAAGGCCAAGGCCGTACATGCGCGCCACCCGGAGGCCTGGGTCCTCGGCGCCGACCAGCTCGTGGAGGTGCAGGGCGAGGTGCTCTCCAAGCCTCCCGATCGCGAGGCCGCAAAGCGACAGCTCGGCAAGCTGCTCGGGCAGACCCACGACATCTGCACCGGCGTGTGCCTGCTCGGTCCCGGCGGCCACATCGCCGAGGCCGTCGAGGTCTCACGGCTCACCTTCTATCCGGTGCGCGACGAGGAGCTGGAGCGGTACCTGGACCTCGGCGAATGGCAGGGCTGCGCGGGCAGTTACCGCGTCGAGGGCGCGGGGCAGGCGCTGCTCGCACGCCTCGAAGGAGACCGCACCAACGTGCAGGGGCTGCCCATGCTTACCGTGGTGCGGATGCTGCGCGACGCCGGGTTCCCGTTCTTCGAGCGTCCCGAGCCCCTGAAGCCGTGA
- a CDS encoding DoxX family protein produces MDVLAPIGRLLFSAIFITSGLNHFLHLQAMTGYAQSSGLPMPQLAVLASGVVLVVGGVCVLLGSFARLGAALIALFLLTSAFTMHRFWDLADAQLVQQQQVHFMKNLSMAGGALLLVYFGPGAFSLRRKKAEGRRTSFGVPLRHRIQE; encoded by the coding sequence ATGGATGTGCTCGCGCCGATTGGCCGGCTGCTCTTCTCGGCCATCTTCATCACCAGCGGTCTGAACCACTTCCTCCACCTTCAGGCCATGACGGGCTACGCCCAGTCCTCGGGCCTGCCCATGCCCCAGCTCGCCGTCCTCGCCTCGGGGGTCGTGCTCGTCGTGGGGGGTGTGTGCGTGCTGCTCGGCAGCTTCGCCCGACTGGGCGCCGCGCTCATCGCGCTCTTCCTGCTGACCTCCGCCTTCACGATGCACCGCTTCTGGGACCTGGCCGATGCGCAGCTGGTCCAGCAGCAACAGGTCCACTTCATGAAGAACCTGTCCATGGCCGGAGGCGCCCTGCTCCTCGTCTACTTCGGACCCGGAGCCTTCAGCCTCCGGCGCAAGAAGGCGGAGGGGCGGCGCACCTCCTTCGGAGTTCCCCTGCGACACCGCATCCAGGAGTAG
- a CDS encoding sensor histidine kinase, translated as MEKPASAEARSGVLSLLDLLLSESLRGAPPAELVRHRILVGASLFLFVVNGLYVLWLFRWGQPLASGVVPGLGYLGSLVLARGARTATAPAVLLLMTLGLGLVGSSFASGNVLSGMHATHMLLPALAVYLSGPRLGLMFALILFVTLGVGHPLYWTHHGLLPGGLTVEGLWSAQLFAGLAYFAAWGLGTLHSTARDAAQTSLERTLAQLGRDIAAREEAEARLGELHRSMMDVSRQAGMAEVATGVLHNVGNTLNSVNVSTGLVIDQLRQSRVAGLSRATQLLREHSSDLATFLTQDPQGQKLPGYLIALSEQLREERDTLLKEMGALSESVEHIKSIVSMQQKHARAAGAVEPVSVPQLIDEALRLNAGSFDRHGILIERDYADVPTVLLDRHKLLQILVNLLSNARHALLDSARQDKRMTIRVQKVHERARLLIEVADNGVGIAPENLPRMFTQGFTTKHDGHGFGLHISALAAEEMKGRLSCTSVGLGQGATFTLEIPLEGAQPLP; from the coding sequence ATGGAGAAGCCCGCATCCGCCGAAGCGCGTTCCGGCGTCCTGTCCCTTTTGGACCTTCTGCTCTCGGAGTCCCTGCGCGGGGCGCCGCCGGCCGAGCTCGTCCGGCACCGGATCCTGGTGGGGGCCTCCCTCTTCCTGTTCGTGGTCAATGGGCTGTACGTGCTCTGGTTGTTCAGGTGGGGGCAGCCCTTGGCCTCGGGCGTCGTCCCCGGCCTGGGCTACCTGGGGAGCCTGGTGTTGGCGCGCGGTGCCCGCACGGCCACCGCGCCGGCCGTCCTGCTGTTGATGACCCTGGGGCTGGGGTTGGTGGGGTCCAGCTTTGCGTCTGGCAATGTCCTGAGCGGCATGCATGCCACGCACATGCTGCTGCCCGCGCTCGCGGTGTATTTGAGCGGTCCCCGCCTGGGGTTGATGTTCGCCCTGATCTTGTTCGTGACGCTGGGCGTAGGGCACCCGCTCTATTGGACGCACCATGGCCTTCTCCCCGGCGGACTCACCGTCGAGGGGCTCTGGTCCGCGCAGCTCTTCGCGGGCCTGGCGTACTTCGCCGCCTGGGGCCTGGGCACGCTGCACAGCACCGCGCGGGACGCGGCCCAGACTTCGCTCGAGCGGACGCTGGCCCAGCTCGGCCGGGACATCGCGGCCCGCGAGGAGGCCGAGGCCCGGCTGGGAGAGCTGCACCGCAGCATGATGGACGTCTCGCGTCAGGCGGGCATGGCGGAGGTGGCCACGGGCGTGCTCCACAATGTGGGCAACACGCTCAACAGCGTCAACGTCTCCACGGGGCTCGTCATCGACCAGCTGCGCCAGTCCCGGGTGGCGGGGCTGAGCCGGGCCACCCAATTGCTGCGCGAGCACAGCTCGGACCTCGCCACCTTCCTCACCCAGGATCCCCAGGGACAGAAGCTGCCGGGCTACCTCATCGCGCTCTCGGAGCAGCTGCGGGAGGAGCGGGACACGCTGCTCAAGGAGATGGGTGCGCTCAGCGAGAGCGTCGAGCACATCAAGTCCATCGTCAGCATGCAGCAGAAGCACGCGCGCGCCGCGGGAGCGGTGGAGCCGGTGTCGGTGCCCCAGCTCATCGATGAGGCGCTGCGCCTGAACGCCGGCTCCTTCGATCGCCACGGCATCCTCATCGAGCGCGACTACGCGGATGTGCCCACCGTGCTGTTGGACCGGCACAAGCTGCTGCAGATCCTCGTCAACCTCTTGAGCAACGCGCGGCATGCGCTGTTGGACAGCGCTCGGCAGGACAAGCGCATGACCATCCGCGTCCAGAAGGTACACGAGCGCGCGCGGCTGCTGATCGAAGTGGCCGACAATGGCGTGGGGATCGCTCCGGAGAACCTGCCGCGCATGTTCACCCAGGGCTTCACCACGAAGCACGACGGTCACGGCTTCGGTCTGCACATCAGCGCCCTGGCCGCCGAGGAGATGAAGGGCCGGCTCTCCTGCACCAGCGTGGGCCTCGGCCAGGGCGCCACGTTCACCCTGGAGATTCCTCTGGAGGGGGCGCAACCGCTTCCGTGA
- a CDS encoding zinc ribbon domain-containing protein — MPQTLCPSCGHSPIPRGAEACPSCHEPFEFLQMYKRGQRKRVDRQRDSEEMEQTVFGGNITGEVTAHPGPIVAVFFVGAVAWFLRAGGVLGNLNEPIWVYGLVALDLVLGLVLLLNLGPAKLLAQVGMVLQLMVAGFLARAAPLEPVHLAYMAHAVVALVSVVGEPGPVRRYAGLGLGVVAALLGAVFLVRPMGPVDGAGGDARQLLVGRDLGYQLELPAGWGRLPREQLAPHLTLPLATLTGSGVGFGDAAQGRYGALWVDRGASQPVTADCQALLKAFGGDPSIKPSTKHAPLAMGTKALVYELSTGSGARGTFSCGKLADGRLVGFAVVAAPPDATGGESAFVAVGAGLALQ; from the coding sequence ATGCCCCAGACCCTCTGCCCGAGCTGCGGCCACAGCCCCATCCCGCGCGGCGCCGAAGCGTGCCCTTCCTGTCACGAGCCGTTCGAGTTCCTGCAGATGTACAAGCGGGGCCAGCGCAAGCGGGTGGACCGGCAGCGCGACAGCGAGGAGATGGAGCAGACCGTCTTCGGGGGCAACATCACCGGAGAGGTGACGGCCCACCCCGGCCCCATCGTGGCGGTGTTCTTCGTGGGCGCGGTGGCGTGGTTCCTGCGCGCGGGCGGGGTGCTCGGCAACCTGAACGAGCCGATCTGGGTGTATGGCCTGGTGGCGTTGGATCTGGTGCTCGGGCTGGTGCTGTTGCTGAACCTGGGTCCTGCCAAGTTGCTGGCGCAGGTGGGCATGGTGCTGCAGTTGATGGTGGCGGGGTTCCTGGCGCGCGCGGCGCCGCTGGAGCCCGTACACCTGGCGTACATGGCGCACGCGGTGGTGGCGCTCGTGTCGGTGGTGGGAGAGCCGGGCCCGGTGCGCCGCTACGCCGGCCTGGGGCTGGGCGTCGTCGCGGCGCTGCTGGGAGCGGTCTTCCTCGTGCGGCCCATGGGCCCGGTGGATGGCGCCGGCGGTGACGCGCGGCAGCTCCTCGTGGGGCGGGACCTGGGCTACCAGCTCGAGCTGCCGGCGGGCTGGGGCCGGCTGCCGCGTGAGCAGCTCGCGCCGCACCTGACGCTGCCGTTGGCGACGCTCACGGGCAGCGGGGTGGGGTTTGGCGACGCGGCTCAGGGCCGCTACGGCGCGCTGTGGGTGGACCGGGGGGCGAGCCAGCCGGTGACGGCGGACTGCCAGGCGCTGCTCAAGGCGTTCGGAGGAGATCCGTCAATCAAGCCCTCGACGAAGCACGCGCCGCTGGCGATGGGGACCAAGGCGCTGGTGTACGAGCTGAGCACGGGGAGCGGCGCCCGGGGCACCTTCAGCTGCGGCAAGCTCGCGGACGGGCGGCTGGTGGGCTTCGCGGTGGTCGCGGCGCCGCCGGACGCGACGGGTGGAGAGTCGGCGTTCGTGGCGGTGGGCGCCGGGTTGGCATTGCAGTAA
- a CDS encoding TatD family hydrolase: MIDTHCHLDASRFEPDRSDVLVRAWAAGLHGIVIPAVGPDTWEPLLELPRRDARVQVGLGIHPQLLPELPPEQDTAHLERLDALLSQGGAVAVGECGLDGPSIPGASMERQVAVLRGHMALARKHRLPVLMHCHRAHPALIEFLKEEPFPEAGILMHSYSGGVELARFYIQKGCHFSFAGPVTWAEARKPLDALRAIPPDRLMAETDSPDQAPTPHRGKRSEPGFLPHIIEGMAQVLGEPVEALAQRTTATARRFFREAFPPPSR, translated from the coding sequence ATGATCGACACCCACTGTCACCTCGATGCTTCCCGGTTCGAGCCGGATCGCTCCGACGTGCTCGTGCGCGCCTGGGCCGCGGGGCTCCACGGCATCGTCATTCCCGCCGTCGGCCCCGACACCTGGGAGCCGCTGCTGGAGCTGCCCCGGCGTGACGCGCGCGTGCAGGTGGGGCTTGGCATCCACCCCCAGCTGCTGCCGGAGTTGCCTCCGGAGCAGGACACGGCGCACCTGGAGCGGCTCGACGCGCTGCTCTCCCAAGGTGGCGCCGTGGCCGTGGGCGAGTGTGGGCTGGATGGGCCCTCCATCCCCGGCGCGTCGATGGAGCGACAGGTGGCCGTGCTCCGAGGCCACATGGCGCTGGCGCGCAAGCACCGGCTGCCCGTGCTGATGCACTGCCACCGGGCCCACCCCGCCCTCATCGAGTTCCTGAAGGAGGAGCCCTTCCCCGAGGCGGGCATCCTCATGCACAGCTACAGCGGCGGGGTGGAGCTGGCGCGCTTCTACATCCAGAAGGGGTGCCACTTCTCCTTCGCCGGCCCCGTCACCTGGGCCGAGGCGCGCAAGCCGCTGGATGCCCTGCGCGCCATCCCTCCGGACCGGCTGATGGCGGAGACGGACTCTCCGGACCAGGCCCCCACGCCCCACCGAGGGAAGCGCTCCGAGCCCGGCTTCCTGCCCCACATCATCGAAGGCATGGCCCAGGTGTTGGGAGAGCCCGTCGAGGCGCTCGCCCAGCGAACGACCGCCACCGCCCGCCGCTTCTTCCGGGAAGCCTTTCCCCCTCCTTCGCGGTAG
- a CDS encoding tRNA threonylcarbamoyladenosine dehydratase produces MSTQPTTSDISPAPVPEAGAPSLAKPFKLSRRFDRTGRLLGDSAMERLAAARVVVFGLGGVGSYAAEGLVRSGVGHLTLVDHDDVCVTNTNRQLHATVRGVGKSKAELMAQRCREINPDARVEAVREFYRAEVAEQMLPPGQYDFVVDAIDNVKAKLHLLHRCVTLGLPVVSSMGAAGRLDPTAIRVEDLCETHMDPFAKDIRKLLKRKYGVETERHTGITAVYSIETRRQPVALRYDDATDGFLCVCPQDNDFHTCDHRTQIDGSAVFVTSAFGMNAAGVVVRRLASTR; encoded by the coding sequence ATGAGCACGCAGCCCACCACCTCGGACATTTCCCCGGCCCCGGTTCCTGAAGCCGGTGCCCCTTCGCTCGCCAAGCCCTTCAAGCTGTCCCGGCGCTTCGATCGGACAGGACGTCTGCTCGGCGACTCGGCGATGGAACGCCTGGCCGCCGCGCGTGTAGTGGTGTTCGGCCTGGGAGGCGTGGGCAGCTACGCCGCCGAGGGACTGGTGCGCAGCGGCGTGGGCCACCTCACGCTGGTGGACCATGACGACGTGTGCGTCACCAACACCAACCGCCAGCTCCACGCCACGGTGCGCGGGGTGGGTAAGTCCAAGGCGGAGCTGATGGCGCAGCGCTGCCGGGAGATCAACCCGGACGCGAGGGTGGAGGCCGTGCGCGAGTTCTACCGTGCCGAGGTGGCCGAGCAGATGCTGCCGCCGGGCCAGTATGACTTCGTGGTGGATGCCATCGACAACGTGAAGGCCAAGCTGCACCTGCTGCACCGCTGCGTGACGCTGGGCCTGCCGGTGGTCAGCTCCATGGGCGCTGCGGGCCGGCTGGACCCTACCGCCATCCGCGTGGAGGACCTGTGCGAGACGCACATGGATCCCTTCGCCAAGGACATCCGCAAGCTGCTCAAGCGGAAGTACGGGGTGGAGACCGAGCGGCACACCGGGATTACCGCCGTCTATTCCATCGAGACGCGGCGCCAACCGGTGGCCCTGCGCTACGACGACGCCACGGATGGCTTCCTGTGCGTCTGCCCGCAGGACAATGACTTCCACACCTGCGATCACCGCACGCAGATCGACGGCAGCGCGGTGTTCGTCACGTCCGCCTTCGGCATGAACGCCGCGGGCGTGGTGGTGCGCCGGCTGGCCTCGACCCGCTGA